The Oscillatoria salina IIICB1 genome includes the window GATTTTACTCCGGTGGGAGAGAAGATTCTGTTTGGATTGTCCGCAGTGCGTAATTTAGGGGAAGCAGCAATTGAGAATATTTTAACTGCGAGAAAAGAAGCAGGAGGAAAGTTTAGTAGTTTAGCAGAATTATGCGATCGCGTGAATTTGCGTGTGGTTAACCGTCGTGCTTTGGAAACTTTAATTAAGTGTGGTGCGCTGGATAATATTGAGCCAAATCGCAATCAACTTTTACACGATCTTGAATTAGTTTACGGTTGGGCGCAAAGGAGAGCAAAAGATCGCGAAATCGGGCAAATAACTCTCTTCGATGTGATGGCAAATACAAGTGTAGAAGAAGATAGCGAACGAGTATATGAGTCTGCACCGAAAGCTGGGAAAGTAGCTGATTTCCCCGCAAAAGAAAAGTTACAGTCTGAAAAAGAATTGCTGGGTTTCTACGTTTCCGAACATCCTTTAAATGCAGCCAATAAAGCGGCAGGAAGAATATTTTCACCAATTGATTTTAATCAGTTAGGTGGAAAAGGTTTGAGGTCAAAAGTTTGTGTAATTGGGATGTTGAGCGAAGTCAAACATCATATTAGTAAAAAATCTGGCGATCGCATGGCTTTTGTAAAAGTAGAAGATATTTCTAGTCAAATTGAAGGTGTAGTATTTGCTAGTGTTTATGCTGAGATTGAACAATATTTGCAAGTTGATGTTCCTTTGGTTATTTGGGGGAAAGTAGATAAACGTGAAGAAAAAATTCAACTAATTGTGGAAGATTTAGAGCTTATTGAAAAGGTACGAATGATTATGATTGACTTAGACGTTAATCAAGTTAATCATAGTGAAAATGATAGTTATTTAAACCGTTTGAAAAGCCTTTTACAAGAACAACGAGGAGGAGAAAAAGCACGAGTTCCGGTAGTAGGAATTATTGGTTCTCATCAAGCTCGTCAATTTGTTCTTTTCGCCGAAAAATATTGGGTACAATCTTGTCAAGCTACTGTTAATTCTCTGCAAAATGCGAAATTTGCTGCTCGTCGGGAATCTTTGCTGAGTGACTATCGTTCCTAAGAGTATTTTCGCTCGTTTCTTTACATAAGGTTAAATTTTGAGTATGCCTTTATTTTTCTAGGCGAATATAATAAAGAGTAAATTTCCAGCTCAAAACTTGATTGGTACTAGAAAAATTAGCACAGACAAGATTATTTTCCTTCTTAGCGTTTTCACCTAGTGTTTTAGTAGTATTTATGAAATTTCTGCTATCTTCTCACTCTAGTCGCGATCGAAGCGCCTTTCCCCAAGAATTAGCGAAGTTTAGCGCTAAAGTAGCTGCCGTTAGAGCTAGCCGAAATTTAAAGTCTAGTCGGGACGCCTCTTTCCACGCTGCTCCATTAATGCCTCTCAATCCACGAGATTCGACGGCTCTAGCTCGATTATTCGAGCGAGAAGATATAGAAGATATAGAAAATAACGTTAGAGATGTTCTCTTGGCTTTTATTCCCCAACCTTGTTGGGAAGATAACTTTTGGGAGCAGTCAGAAAACTTTGATTTTCTGGCTGAGTACCTGTAAAAATTTTAATAGCGAACTTGACTGAGGATATAACGTAGGCGATCGTAGTCATCCTGGAGTAAGACGTTTAAAGCTTTCCCCGCTTTTACTAACCACTGACGAACCGTAAGGTCGGCGCAGCCATCGCCGTTACGCAAGCGATAAATATTTCTTAAGGTGGCTGCCGTTAAAGCCTCTCCCGGTACTCTTGTCGTATCTAACAAAATTCGCAGAAAATCGAGTTCGTTCGTAAAATTAATTACCTCTTCAGGTTGACAAAAGTAAACTCCTTGATGGATCTGAGGTGGACGAGGAGGTAGATATTGAAAGATTTTACCAGCAGAACTCGCGCCATTCAAAGAAGATTGAGGAGACTCAAAACCAACGATCGCCGCCGAAAATTCAGTTTTGAGCATCGCGAAAATTTGCGGTTGCTGTTCGCGCAACTCACTGAGGGACAAACCCAAAGCTCTAGCGCGATGGACAGAATCGATTACCGAAGTAGTAACATGAGTCACCACCGCCATAATTTTATTTCCCGACTCCTCATCAACTGATTTTACCCAACTGGCAAAAGGAGGCATTTTCGGAAAACTCAAATCTTCCGGTTCCAAACACTGCGCCAAAAATTCCGTCGTTGCGGTTTCAATCACCTCAGCAAAATGATTTGGGTGGCGAGATTCAGTAGCAAATTGCGGTAAGGGAAGACGCATAATCGAGCTTATTTAAGTAGATAAACTGAGCAGACCGAGAAAAACAGCGATCGGGCTAGATGCCAGCGCCGATCTCGCGATTACTATTTTTTCCCAGCTTTGAGATCGACATTTTCTAGCTCGGATAAGTTAAAAGTAATCAATTTATCCCAGTTACCACCCTCAAACAAAACTGCTGCTTTGCCATCACTAACTCGTTGAACAATACCTTCAAAGTGGTAATAAGTATCGTCTGGATTAGTTACTTTCACCGTTGCACCGGGAAGAATCATAACTCTTTTCTATCCTCAAACTCAATCTTTGTTTAGTTTACTGTTGTTTGCGACTCTTAAGGCTAATATCTCATTCTACTTTGTCGGTAATTAGCCACCGACTCGACAATTCCGATCGCCAGAAAATTCGTCAGTAGAGCCGAGCGTCCGTAACTCATCCACGGGAGAGGAATACCAGTAATCGGAGCCAAGCCTACAGTCATACTAATGTTAACGATTACCTGAAAAGCAATCATTGACAAAACACCAATCACCAACAAAGAACCAAAATCTTCTTTTGCCGAACGAGCAATTAGCACCAAACGCAAACAAATTAACCAAAAAGCGATTAAGAGTGCGATCGCGCCAATAAACCCCAACTGTTCGCCAATCGCACTAAAAATAAAGTCCGTATGTTGTTCGGGAATAAAATTCAACTTCGTTTGAGTAGCTTCATCGACTCCTCCCCCACACATTTTTCCCAAACTATTGACACCTCGCCCGCAAAGCTCTCCTGCGCCGATCGCGATCCGCGATTGAATTAAATGGTATCCGCCTCCGAGAGGGTCTTTTTCCGGCTCCAGAAACAGCAACAAGCGGTCTTTTTGATAATCTTTCAAAAATCCCCACAGAAAGCCACCCAAACCGCCACTGATAAAATTAATCACGATCGCGATTACCGTACCGAAAAAGCGCCAAGGTAGAGTAAACCAAGCAAGCAAAATCACGATCGCCAGACAACCCAACCATGCCGGAAAAAAGACATTAAACAAAATTGCTGAGAGCAAAGGAGAAATCAACAAAATCAGCCAACCCGGATTTGCATTTCCCCAATAAAGCATTCCCAAGGTAATTGCCCCAAACACTAGTGAAGTACCTAAGTCTGGCTGTAAAAATACTAATGCCCAAGGTAGCATGGTGACAGCCAAAGCACGAAAAACCGCACTTACTGTCGAAGCCGGACGAGCGTGGAGCAAAGCAGCCAAAGTAATAATCAAACCTAACTTAGCAAACTCTGACGGTTGGACATTAAAACCGCCAACCGTAATCCAACGCTGCGCCCCTTTAGCGGTAGCCCCGATCGCCATTACCGCCACTAAAGATAAATTAGTGAATGCGTAAATGAGCCAATGCCACTGCAACAGGTACTCGTACCGCCAGCGAGAGAGAAATAAGGCGATCGCCACTCCAACTATGCCAAAAACCGAGTGCTGCAACCAGGTAGTATCGTGCTGACCAATTTCTGTAGTGTAAATCATCAGTCCACCAAAGCTGGTCAAACCGAGAACCAAACTAAACAGAAACCAATCAACCTGCTTCCAAGAAGCTAACAAGGATGTCCAGCGATTACGAGTTAATACGGACTTAGACAACATTTTTCTTTTTGTAGTTGAGAAAAGCATACTGTGGCAATACTGCTGAGAACGGATACCGCAAGTTGCACAAAGACGAAGCTTACTCATCAGAGTTGCCTCATTTGGCTAGTCTACGCCTTGTTAGCAAAGAAAGGACATCGCTCACAATAATTTTCTTGATGAGTATAGCAAAACCTGAAAAAAGTCAGTGATTTATTTAGGAATTAGTGATTTATTTTGCTGAGAGGTTTTTTTAAGCAAGAGCAACTACAGATACCTTCGCGGCGATCGCCC containing:
- the rodA gene encoding rod shape-determining protein RodA, with the translated sequence MLSKSVLTRNRWTSLLASWKQVDWFLFSLVLGLTSFGGLMIYTTEIGQHDTTWLQHSVFGIVGVAIALFLSRWRYEYLLQWHWLIYAFTNLSLVAVMAIGATAKGAQRWITVGGFNVQPSEFAKLGLIITLAALLHARPASTVSAVFRALAVTMLPWALVFLQPDLGTSLVFGAITLGMLYWGNANPGWLILLISPLLSAILFNVFFPAWLGCLAIVILLAWFTLPWRFFGTVIAIVINFISGGLGGFLWGFLKDYQKDRLLLFLEPEKDPLGGGYHLIQSRIAIGAGELCGRGVNSLGKMCGGGVDEATQTKLNFIPEQHTDFIFSAIGEQLGFIGAIALLIAFWLICLRLVLIARSAKEDFGSLLVIGVLSMIAFQVIVNISMTVGLAPITGIPLPWMSYGRSALLTNFLAIGIVESVANYRQSRMRY
- a CDS encoding HAS-barrel domain-containing protein, with amino-acid sequence MRLPLPQFATESRHPNHFAEVIETATTEFLAQCLEPEDLSFPKMPPFASWVKSVDEESGNKIMAVVTHVTTSVIDSVHRARALGLSLSELREQQPQIFAMLKTEFSAAIVGFESPQSSLNGASSAGKIFQYLPPRPPQIHQGVYFCQPEEVINFTNELDFLRILLDTTRVPGEALTAATLRNIYRLRNGDGCADLTVRQWLVKAGKALNVLLQDDYDRLRYILSQVRY
- a CDS encoding NAD(P)H dehydrogenase subunit NdhS, with translation MILPGATVKVTNPDDTYYHFEGIVQRVSDGKAAVLFEGGNWDKLITFNLSELENVDLKAGKK